One Candidatus Cloacimonas sp. DNA window includes the following coding sequences:
- a CDS encoding carbohydrate ABC transporter permease, whose translation MGETIRMTLIYIVLIICGLAMIIPFLWMLSTSLMTQSEFNKQESVFIPKETYYVWDKGNQQQKIILVQEKGKISVVHILNNDNKIIEEYKEVPSAQVKKITKVPSFHWDNYIKAFNKVPFAIYFKNTILVSLFTLLGVLITSPLAAYAFARMEFFGRDFLFYLFLSMMMVPEPIYLVSSYVLLDKISWLDTYQALIVPWCVNIFTIFLFRQHFKSLPQELFDAAAIDGCSTFGMLWRIMLPLSKPVIATASIFSLIGSWNSFMWPLVMTNRPELRVLQVGLSYFNQEASTQTTLLMAASTFSIVPILILFFMAQKQIIASYAKAGLKD comes from the coding sequence ATGGGTGAAACAATAAGAATGACGCTTATTTATATAGTTCTCATTATTTGCGGACTGGCAATGATCATTCCTTTTTTATGGATGCTTTCCACTTCATTGATGACCCAATCGGAATTTAACAAACAGGAAAGCGTTTTTATTCCCAAAGAGACATATTATGTTTGGGATAAGGGAAATCAACAACAGAAGATAATTTTGGTGCAGGAAAAGGGCAAGATTAGCGTAGTTCATATATTAAACAACGATAATAAGATAATTGAAGAATATAAGGAAGTTCCCTCTGCGCAAGTAAAAAAGATTACTAAAGTCCCCAGTTTCCATTGGGATAATTATATTAAAGCATTTAACAAAGTTCCTTTCGCCATCTATTTTAAAAATACTATTTTAGTTAGTTTATTCACTTTGCTGGGTGTGTTAATTACTTCTCCGCTGGCAGCTTATGCTTTTGCCAGGATGGAATTTTTCGGTAGGGATTTCTTGTTCTATCTTTTTTTAAGTATGATGATGGTTCCTGAGCCAATTTACCTTGTTTCTTCTTATGTTTTACTGGATAAAATTAGTTGGCTTGATACTTATCAAGCGCTTATCGTTCCTTGGTGTGTAAACATTTTTACCATATTTTTGTTCCGGCAGCATTTTAAATCCTTGCCGCAAGAACTTTTTGATGCAGCCGCCATTGACGGATGTAGTACTTTTGGAATGCTATGGAGAATTATGCTTCCTCTTTCCAAACCAGTGATTGCCACTGCTTCCATTTTTTCCTTGATTGGCAGTTGGAACAGTTTTATGTGGCCATTGGTTATGACTAACAGACCAGAACTAAGGGTGTTACAGGTAGGGCTTAGTTATTTTAATCAGGAAGCATCCACGCAGACCACTTTACTGATGGCTGCTTCCACTTTCAGTATTGTGCCCATTTTGATTTTGTTCTTTATGGCACAAAAACAAATCATCGCCAGTTATGCAAAAGCAGG